A window from Cryptomeria japonica chromosome 1, Sugi_1.0, whole genome shotgun sequence encodes these proteins:
- the LOC131078159 gene encoding (R,S)-reticuline 7-O-methyltransferase: protein MNGPAAHKSFNNGEICADSMFESEEEQLAGQAEAWKYTFAFVESLAVKSIVLLGIPDIIARHGPKATLSLSQIAAELPSKKPDVNCLFRILRFLVAKNFFRAETSGGANEVRYGLTPASKWMVKDGAAAPSLSMTAMLLMQNDVTSVAPWHHFNECVLDGGVAFERAHGLHIWDYGAAHPEYNDLFNQAMACNANIVIKAILAKYEGFQGLNSLVDVGGGTGTTVAEIVKAHPTINGINYDLPHVIATAPKIPGVKHVGGDMFREVPSADAVFMKWIMHDWGDEDCVKILKQCRKAIPETGKVIIVDTVLNAREKTALDPSLGLVFDLVMIAHSSGGKERTEEEWRNLLNEGGFPRFNVIAIPALQSVIEAFPY from the exons ATGAATGGCCCAGCAGCTCATAAGTCCTTCAACAATGGAGAAATCTGTGCAGATAGCATGTTCGAGAGCGAGGAAGAACAACTCGCCGGACAAGCAGAGGCATGGAAATACACATTTGCGTTTGTCGAGTCTTTGGCAGTAAAGTCCATCGTTTTGCTCGGAATCCCCGACATCATTGCGCGCCACGGCCCCAAAGCAACGCTTTCCCTCTCGCAAATCGCAGCGGAGCTGCCCAGCAAAAAGCCCGACGTCAATTGCCTCTTCAGAATTCTGCGCTTCCTCGTTGCCAAGAATTTTTTCAGGGCCGAAACGAGTGGCGGCGCAAATGAAGTGAGATATGGGCTAACGCCTGCCTCTAAATGGATGGTAAAAGACGGCGCGGCGGCGCCGTCGCTCTCCATGACTGCCATGCTACTTATGCAGAACGACGTGACGAGCGTTGCGCCGTGGCACCATTTCAATGAGTGCGTTCTTGACGGTGGAGTGGCCTTCGAGAGGGCTCATGGCCTTCATATTTGGGACTACGGTGCTGCGCACCCTGAGTACAACGACCTCTTCAACCAAGCCATGGCCTGCAACGCTAACATCGTGATAAAGGCCATTTTGGCTAAATACGAGGGGTTTCAGGGCTTGAATTCCTTGGTAGACGTCGGAGGAGGAACTGGAACGACCGTTGCAGAGATTGTGAAGGCTCACCCAACTATCAATGGGATTAATTACGATCTTCCCCATGTTATAGCTACGGCTCCCAAAATCCCGG ggGTAAAGCATGTTGGAGGAGACATGTTCAGAGAGGTGCCTTCCGCAGATGCTGTATTCATGAAG TGGATAATGCATGATTGGGGGGACGAGGACTGTGTAAAGATTCTGAAGCAATGTAGAAAGGCGATTCCAGAAACAGGGAAAGTGATCATTGTGGATACGGTTCTGAACGCCCGAGAGAAGACGGCGCTCGATCCTAGTTTGGGTCTTGTGTTTGATCTGGTAATGATCGCTCACAGCTCTGGTGGGAAAGAGAGAACTGAGGAGGAATGGAGGAATCTGTTGAATGAAGGAGGATTTCCTCGTTTCAATGTTATAGCCATACCAGCATTGCAGTCTGTGATTGAAGCTTTTCCTTATTAG